From one Butyricimonas faecihominis genomic stretch:
- a CDS encoding HAD family hydrolase: MQQEYTYILLDLDGTVTDSMEGITKSIRYALKHFGIEVNDLNELRKFVGPPLKESLMEFCHFSADQAEEGIRKYRERFADTGIYENAVYPGMERLLQELNEAGKQVMLATGKPAYYAKKILDHFHLSDYFKFVGGSGLDGSLSHKDEVIRHVLENNDIRDLSKVVMVGDRKHDIIGARKTGIDCIGVLYGYGDREELTQAGAKRIVASVEELKQALLPKNHLHNQ, translated from the coding sequence ATGCAGCAAGAATATACCTACATCCTGTTAGACCTCGACGGTACGGTCACCGATTCCATGGAAGGAATCACCAAATCAATCCGGTACGCCTTGAAACACTTTGGAATAGAAGTGAATGATTTGAACGAACTACGTAAATTCGTGGGTCCCCCGTTGAAAGAATCCTTGATGGAATTCTGCCATTTCAGCGCGGATCAGGCCGAGGAAGGCATCCGGAAGTACCGGGAAAGATTCGCCGACACGGGCATATACGAAAACGCCGTTTATCCCGGCATGGAACGTCTTCTGCAAGAATTAAACGAGGCCGGAAAGCAAGTGATGCTCGCTACCGGAAAACCGGCTTATTACGCCAAAAAGATACTTGATCATTTCCACTTGAGCGATTACTTCAAATTCGTCGGGGGAAGCGGGCTTGACGGCTCGTTGTCTCACAAAGACGAGGTGATCCGTCACGTGCTGGAAAATAATGACATCCGGGACTTGAGCAAGGTGGTCATGGTGGGGGACCGGAAGCACGACATCATCGGGGCCCGGAAGACCGGAATTGACTGTATCGGGGTTTTATACGGTTACGGGGATCGGGAAGAATTAACCCAAGCCGGAGCCAAACGGATCGTCGCGTCGGTAGAGGAATTAAAACAGGCGTTATTACCCAAAAACCACCTACATAATCAGTAA
- the tsf gene encoding translation elongation factor Ts — translation MEIKAADVMKLRKATNAGMMDCKHALQEAEGDFDKAVDIIRKKGLVVASKRADREAKEGCVLAKTDGKNAVMVSLNCETDFVAKNEGFIAFTTKILDAALANMPATTEDLLAIQLDGRSIADQISEQTGVIGEKLELSYYGSVKAEDCVIYIHPGNMLATVVGFNKAADPQVKKNIAMQVAAMAPVAVDKDGIPQNVIDHEFEIGREKAREEGKPENMLDKIAQGRLNKFFQESTLLNQVFEQDGKMSVKEYLKSVDKDLTVTAFLRFTLNA, via the coding sequence ATGGAAATAAAAGCAGCAGACGTGATGAAGTTGCGTAAAGCAACAAACGCCGGAATGATGGACTGCAAACATGCATTACAAGAAGCTGAGGGAGATTTCGACAAAGCCGTTGATATCATCCGTAAGAAAGGTCTTGTTGTTGCAAGCAAACGTGCAGACAGAGAAGCAAAAGAAGGATGCGTTTTAGCCAAAACCGATGGAAAGAATGCAGTTATGGTTTCCTTAAACTGCGAAACTGACTTCGTGGCTAAAAACGAGGGATTCATTGCTTTCACGACCAAAATTCTTGACGCCGCTTTAGCTAATATGCCTGCAACTACCGAAGATTTGTTGGCTATCCAACTGGACGGTAGAAGTATCGCTGACCAGATTTCAGAACAAACCGGTGTTATCGGTGAGAAACTGGAATTAAGCTATTACGGCTCTGTAAAAGCAGAAGATTGCGTGATCTACATTCACCCGGGAAACATGTTGGCAACCGTTGTTGGCTTCAACAAAGCAGCTGACCCCCAAGTGAAGAAAAATATCGCCATGCAAGTGGCAGCCATGGCTCCTGTTGCCGTGGATAAAGACGGTATTCCTCAAAACGTTATCGATCACGAATTCGAGATCGGTCGCGAAAAAGCTCGTGAAGAAGGTAAACCGGAAAATATGCTGGATAAAATTGCTCAAGGTCGCTTGAACAAATTCTTCCAAGAGTCTACCTTGTTAAACCAAGTTTTCGAGCAAGACGGTAAAATGTCTGTAAAAGAGTACTTGAAGAGCGTAGATAAAGATTTAACTGTTACCGCTTTCTTACGTTTCACGTTGAACGCCTAA
- the rpsB gene encoding 30S ribosomal protein S2 translates to MSNTNFDELLNAGCHFGHLTRKWNPKMAPYIFMERNDIHIIDLNKTAIMLDKASAALKQIAKSGRRILFVATKKQAKDIVAEKISNINMPFVTERWPGGMLTNFPTIRKAVKKMTTIDKMEKDGTFSHLSKREKLQISRQRAKLEKNLGSIADLTRLPAALFVVDVMKEYIAVKEANTLGIPVFAIVDTNSNPEGIDFVIPANDDASTSISLIIDKVAGAIKEGLTERKAEREKEGDKKGAEKVEAQDEVAEVSETASEE, encoded by the coding sequence ATGTCAAATACAAATTTCGACGAATTATTAAATGCAGGTTGTCACTTTGGACACCTTACCCGTAAATGGAATCCTAAAATGGCTCCGTATATTTTCATGGAGCGTAATGATATCCACATTATTGACCTGAACAAAACAGCCATCATGTTGGACAAGGCAAGTGCAGCTTTGAAACAGATCGCTAAATCAGGTAGAAGAATTCTGTTTGTTGCAACAAAGAAACAGGCTAAGGACATTGTTGCTGAAAAAATTTCTAATATCAACATGCCGTTCGTGACTGAAAGATGGCCGGGTGGTATGTTGACCAACTTCCCGACAATTCGTAAAGCCGTGAAGAAAATGACTACCATCGACAAGATGGAAAAAGACGGTACTTTCTCTCACCTTTCAAAACGGGAAAAACTTCAGATCTCTCGTCAAAGAGCAAAATTGGAAAAGAACTTGGGTAGCATCGCTGACCTGACTCGTCTTCCGGCAGCTCTTTTCGTGGTTGACGTGATGAAGGAGTACATCGCTGTAAAAGAAGCTAACACGTTGGGAATTCCAGTATTCGCTATCGTGGACACGAACTCAAACCCGGAAGGAATTGACTTCGTAATCCCAGCTAACGACGACGCATCAACTTCTATTTCTTTAATTATCGACAAGGTAGCCGGAGCCATCAAAGAGGGTCTGACGGAAAGAAAAGCCGAAAGAGAGAAAGAAGGAGACAAGAAAGGTGCCGAAAAAGTTGAGGCTCAGGATGAAGTAGCTGAAGTAAGCGAAACCGCTTCTGAAGAATAG
- the rpsI gene encoding 30S ribosomal protein S9, which produces MEVVNAVGRRKTAVARVYLNEGKGNITINKKSLEEYFTLPTLQYIVKQPLELLGVLGQYDIKVNLVGGGFNGQAEALRLGIARALVKVNAEDKSKLRAAGFMTRDPREVERKKPGRPGARKRFQFSKR; this is translated from the coding sequence ATGGAAGTAGTAAATGCAGTAGGTAGAAGAAAAACAGCGGTAGCCCGCGTTTATCTTAACGAAGGAAAAGGCAATATTACGATCAACAAGAAAAGCCTAGAAGAATATTTCACATTGCCTACCCTCCAATATATTGTAAAACAACCGCTTGAACTATTAGGTGTGTTGGGACAATATGACATCAAGGTAAACCTTGTAGGTGGAGGTTTCAACGGACAAGCTGAAGCTTTACGTTTGGGAATTGCCAGAGCATTGGTGAAAGTAAACGCAGAGGATAAATCAAAACTAAGAGCAGCAGGATTCATGACCAGAGATCCGCGTGAAGTGGAACGTAAGAAACCGGGACGTCCTGGCGCTCGTAAGAGATTCCAATTCTCTAAACGTTAA
- the rplM gene encoding 50S ribosomal protein L13 has protein sequence MDQISYKTTYVNKATAQKEWVLIDAENQVVGRLAAKVAKLLRGKYKPSYTPHVDCGDNVIIINVEKVIFTGNKLTDKQYRRHTQYPGGQRISTPAEEMKRFPERILEHAVRGMLPKNRLGRAVFKNMHLFVGPEHNHESQQPKVIDINALK, from the coding sequence GTGGATCAGATTAGTTACAAAACAACTTATGTCAACAAAGCCACTGCACAGAAAGAATGGGTTTTGATTGACGCAGAGAATCAAGTTGTGGGACGTCTTGCCGCTAAAGTTGCGAAACTATTGAGAGGCAAGTACAAACCCAGTTACACTCCCCACGTGGATTGTGGAGACAATGTAATCATTATCAACGTAGAAAAAGTTATCTTCACAGGTAACAAATTAACAGACAAACAGTATCGTAGACACACCCAGTACCCCGGTGGTCAACGGATTTCTACCCCGGCAGAAGAAATGAAAAGATTCCCGGAAAGAATTCTGGAACATGCTGTTAGAGGTATGCTTCCTAAAAATCGCCTTGGAAGAGCTGTATTCAAGAACATGCACCTGTTCGTAGGACCGGAGCATAACCACGAATCACAACAGCCTAAAGTAATTGATATAAACGCACTTAAATAA
- a CDS encoding DUF4249 family protein, translating to MKNGILTLLFLSLLSCMPEEELPMKDMGEISGYFIECYCKPGEFYTLNAAKVSPIHEIIDLSDPVNLDVSIKADSIIKLIPTFSPSFLGNFRHDTKFNQFGLDSLYLSIYTPEKEHITAKTAIPDPIAISSYSVSKVTNSVTISFPTSSNPMQNYYIYSVQARKEGAGDDNLLKKETSYLDLSHHTGGVTIERTIKCQEIAEAEAVVILLLRITEECYNYQVSLYEANSANQGSITSPVPLIGNIQGALGIFTCYTEDYKFVSRENFQ from the coding sequence ATGAAAAATGGAATCTTAACCCTCTTGTTTCTCTCGCTCCTCTCCTGCATGCCGGAAGAGGAACTTCCCATGAAAGACATGGGTGAGATCTCCGGTTATTTCATCGAATGTTACTGCAAACCGGGTGAATTTTACACGTTGAACGCGGCCAAAGTCTCCCCAATCCACGAGATCATCGACCTGAGCGATCCGGTCAATCTGGATGTTTCCATAAAGGCTGACTCCATCATCAAACTTATCCCCACGTTCAGCCCCTCATTCCTCGGAAATTTCAGGCACGACACCAAGTTCAATCAATTCGGGCTAGACTCGCTTTACCTGAGCATCTACACGCCTGAAAAAGAACACATCACGGCCAAAACCGCCATACCGGACCCCATCGCCATCTCTTCCTATTCCGTTTCCAAGGTGACAAACTCCGTCACGATCAGCTTCCCAACCTCATCCAATCCCATGCAGAATTACTATATATATAGCGTGCAGGCAAGAAAAGAAGGAGCCGGGGACGACAACCTGTTGAAAAAAGAAACCAGTTATCTTGACTTATCCCACCATACCGGGGGTGTCACGATTGAACGCACCATCAAATGCCAAGAAATCGCAGAAGCAGAAGCCGTCGTCATTCTTCTTTTACGTATCACCGAAGAGTGTTACAACTATCAAGTTTCTCTCTACGAGGCCAACAGCGCCAACCAAGGCAGCATCACCTCTCCCGTCCCGCTTATCGGGAACATACAGGGTGCGCTAGGGATATTCACCTGTTACACGGAAGATTACAAATTCGTTTCCCGCGAAAATTTTCAATAA
- a CDS encoding TonB-dependent receptor domain-containing protein, translated as MGKLVAILFIFISISLDAQTVIVGKVIAHSGEPVNGVHIYCVESEKGSTTDSLGLFRLECPIPCTLEFSHVNYKKETYKLNKSDAPFVITLRNKQNNLKEVVVTALPASGRILSSIKGIERIPAILGEQDVLKYLATMPGIVTTNALNSGIYVRGGNSNENGFLINNMPIAYPDHLTGILSTFDPYILNNSTLFKSGFPARYNSFLSSYINMRPEPGNKHEHEGELTLGLVSSALKAKGPIIKNHTSFAASVRTSYLQHISRLYNRSMDDKTNPNYMPEYSFSDITATIDSRLSDKWRMTAFGLFSLDHMKMKISEHVQYIFDWHTFSGNVNVSYTPNANEQWDFQFGGKNTYSEGDAFGSVPMGGGNRNYALLGQATYSRRLSDKLNLNSGAKFEYSRFETANKSDDSQNLLIKSSDKDFNLYELYLDINYQLNQNFSLNVGGNYQFYAGETREHTFSPRAKISYSVNKFTIWADYAKTVQYLSLYPYFTVKTPIDIWYPLAKGTQPATCHQYSIGINQEIGQLLSFYAGIFYKDMRNVKDFASDIQTEYSALSNRQIQGKGHAKGLEFDLTLNHHALYMRANYTLSESKRKFAEINNGKAFNPPYDVKHNVVINFSYQISPRLLLNTLWTFSSGVYTTFPKGMVIAQNITEFNDDRPILIPVYTDRYNYKLPNNHRLDASLDYKFGGKNLLFKLSVGAYNVYNQSNPSFVYFQAESTDNLTKIIPKSKVMLPFIPYVSLRINW; from the coding sequence ATGGGTAAATTGGTTGCAATCTTATTTATATTCATCTCCATATCACTTGACGCCCAAACGGTCATCGTGGGGAAAGTTATAGCCCACTCCGGCGAACCGGTCAACGGGGTACACATCTATTGCGTCGAGAGCGAAAAAGGCTCCACGACAGACTCTCTAGGTCTCTTCCGGTTAGAATGTCCCATCCCTTGCACGTTGGAATTTTCACACGTCAACTATAAAAAAGAAACTTACAAACTCAACAAAAGCGACGCACCCTTCGTCATTACCTTGCGTAACAAACAGAACAACCTGAAAGAAGTCGTCGTCACGGCCCTTCCGGCCAGCGGGCGAATCCTCTCCTCCATCAAGGGGATCGAACGGATTCCGGCCATTCTCGGCGAACAGGATGTACTGAAATACCTCGCCACCATGCCCGGCATCGTGACGACAAACGCGCTCAATTCCGGCATCTACGTCCGAGGTGGAAACAGCAACGAAAACGGATTTCTCATCAACAATATGCCCATCGCCTACCCGGACCACCTCACGGGAATCCTGTCCACGTTCGACCCCTACATACTGAACAACTCCACCCTTTTCAAAAGCGGTTTCCCCGCCCGGTACAACAGTTTTTTATCCTCCTACATCAATATGCGCCCCGAACCGGGAAACAAGCACGAACACGAGGGAGAACTGACTCTCGGACTTGTCTCTTCCGCCCTGAAAGCCAAAGGCCCGATTATCAAAAATCATACGTCCTTTGCCGCCTCTGTCCGGACCTCTTATTTACAACATATCTCCCGGTTATACAACCGGTCCATGGACGACAAGACGAATCCTAACTACATGCCGGAGTACTCCTTCAGTGATATTACCGCAACCATTGATTCACGTCTTTCCGACAAATGGAGAATGACCGCCTTCGGACTATTCTCCCTCGACCACATGAAAATGAAGATCAGCGAACACGTGCAATACATTTTCGACTGGCACACCTTTTCCGGCAACGTGAATGTCTCCTACACGCCCAATGCCAACGAGCAATGGGATTTCCAATTCGGCGGGAAAAACACGTACAGCGAGGGTGACGCCTTCGGCAGTGTTCCCATGGGAGGCGGAAATCGCAACTACGCCCTTCTCGGACAAGCAACCTATTCCCGTAGACTCTCGGATAAATTGAACCTGAACAGCGGGGCAAAATTTGAATACTCCCGGTTCGAAACAGCCAACAAAAGCGATGACAGTCAAAACCTTCTGATCAAAAGTTCGGACAAAGACTTCAATCTATATGAATTATACCTGGATATAAACTACCAATTGAATCAAAACTTCTCCTTAAACGTGGGAGGAAATTATCAATTTTACGCGGGAGAGACCCGGGAACACACCTTTTCGCCCCGGGCAAAAATCAGTTACTCGGTCAACAAATTCACCATCTGGGCCGATTACGCCAAGACGGTTCAATATTTAAGCCTCTACCCCTATTTCACGGTTAAAACCCCGATCGACATTTGGTATCCCCTTGCAAAAGGAACCCAGCCCGCCACCTGTCACCAGTATTCCATCGGTATTAATCAAGAGATCGGACAACTATTATCCTTCTACGCGGGCATTTTTTACAAGGACATGCGTAACGTGAAAGATTTTGCCTCGGACATCCAAACCGAATATTCCGCCCTAAGCAATCGCCAAATTCAAGGAAAAGGCCATGCCAAAGGTCTCGAATTCGACCTAACGCTCAACCATCACGCCCTCTACATGCGGGCCAACTACACGCTCTCCGAATCCAAACGCAAATTCGCGGAAATCAATAACGGGAAAGCCTTTAATCCCCCGTATGACGTGAAACACAATGTTGTGATCAACTTTTCCTACCAGATTTCGCCCCGGCTCCTGTTGAACACCCTTTGGACCTTTTCGTCCGGGGTTTACACGACCTTCCCCAAGGGGATGGTTATCGCCCAGAACATCACGGAATTCAACGATGACAGACCCATTCTTATCCCCGTGTACACGGATCGCTATAACTACAAATTACCCAACAATCACCGGCTGGATGCCAGCCTCGACTATAAATTCGGCGGCAAGAACCTCTTGTTCAAACTCAGCGTCGGAGCCTACAACGTCTATAATCAATCGAACCCTTCGTTCGTTTATTTTCAAGCAGAAAGCACGGACAACCTGACCAAGATTATCCCGAAATCCAAGGTCATGCTCCCCTTTATCCCGTATGTTTCACTTCGAATAAACTGGTAA
- the hemW gene encoding radical SAM family heme chaperone HemW gives MGIYVHVPFCRSKCFYCGFYSVASLTLKEAYLEAVEREIVLRRGYLPRQEMKTLYFGGGTPSYLEHGDLERIIRKLEENYLFATGMERTIELNPEDLVPGKLQGIKDLGFNRLSIGVQSFSDEQLKRINRTHSARQAMDGIALAAGMGFDNISMDLIIGLPGQTDEGLLGDVEKASSLPIAHLSVYMLSIDSNTVFEHMVRRGEFRLEDEEVMAGRYQRVCERLKELDFEHYEISNFARNGKYSRHNTSYWQQKPYIGFGPSAHSYDLYSRQWNTANLKTYIDHLNEGALSFEKEELKPVDLYNEYVMTSLRTMWGMEKQKLEGDYAMFWEQVQEQVRKYERSGDLVEEGGRWKISETGWVISDAILSDLFVV, from the coding sequence ATGGGAATATACGTGCATGTACCTTTTTGCCGGAGCAAATGTTTTTATTGCGGGTTTTATTCGGTAGCTTCGTTGACCTTGAAGGAGGCATATCTGGAGGCTGTCGAACGGGAAATCGTTTTAAGGAGGGGGTATTTGCCGCGGCAGGAAATGAAGACCTTGTATTTCGGGGGAGGCACGCCTTCTTACTTGGAACACGGGGATCTGGAACGAATTATTCGGAAGTTGGAGGAAAATTATTTGTTTGCTACCGGGATGGAGCGAACCATCGAGTTGAATCCCGAAGATCTGGTGCCGGGAAAATTGCAGGGAATAAAGGATTTGGGGTTTAACCGGTTAAGTATCGGGGTGCAATCTTTTTCGGATGAACAATTGAAACGAATCAATCGGACGCATTCGGCCCGTCAGGCGATGGATGGAATCGCGCTTGCTGCTGGCATGGGATTTGATAATATAAGCATGGATCTGATTATTGGTTTGCCGGGGCAGACGGATGAGGGGTTGTTGGGAGATGTGGAGAAGGCAAGTAGTTTACCAATAGCTCATTTGTCCGTGTACATGTTAAGTATTGATTCAAATACGGTGTTTGAACACATGGTGAGAAGAGGCGAGTTCCGGTTGGAGGATGAAGAGGTGATGGCCGGGCGTTATCAGCGGGTGTGTGAACGGTTGAAAGAGTTGGACTTTGAACATTATGAAATTTCCAATTTTGCCCGGAACGGGAAGTACTCCCGGCACAATACATCTTACTGGCAACAAAAGCCATACATCGGTTTCGGCCCTTCGGCTCATTCTTATGACCTGTATTCCAGACAATGGAACACGGCGAATTTGAAAACTTATATAGATCATTTAAATGAAGGAGCGCTTTCATTTGAGAAAGAGGAATTAAAACCTGTTGATTTGTATAATGAATACGTGATGACGAGCTTGCGGACAATGTGGGGCATGGAGAAACAAAAATTGGAGGGAGATTACGCCATGTTTTGGGAACAGGTGCAGGAACAAGTCCGGAAATACGAGCGTTCCGGGGATTTGGTGGAGGAAGGTGGAAGGTGGAAAATCAGTGAGACCGGGTGGGTAATTTCAGACGCGATTTTGAGTGATTTATTCGTGGTCTAG
- the asnS gene encoding asparagine--tRNA ligase, with the protein MKTSRMSVKELLQSGDCGKEVEVKGWVRTKRGNKQVNFIALNDGSTINNIQVVVDMEKVAEEVMKKVTTGAAIHVKGLLVESAGSGQAREIQANEVIVMGEADPEKFPIQPKKHSLEFLREVAHLRFRTNIFGAVFRIRHAMAFAIHQYFNDHGFYYLHTPLITASDCEGAGEMFRVTTLDPKNPPLLEDGSVDFRQDFFGKSTNLTVSGQLEGELGAMSLGKIYTFGPTFRAENSNTTRHLSEFWMIEPEVAFNDLEDNMDLAEDFLKYLIRYALEHCMDDLLFLSKRLQEEEKDKKAEERSMELIEKLQFVLNHEFERVTYTEAIDILKNSKQNKNGKFQYPVTGWGVDLQSEHERYLVEKHFKKPVILTGYPKEIKAFYMKQNPDGKTVAAMDVLFPQIGEIIGGSQREEDYNKLVTRMQEVGIPVSSMSWYLDTRRFGSAEHSGFGLGFERLLLFVTGMGNIRDVIPFPRTPKNAEF; encoded by the coding sequence ATGAAAACGAGTAGAATGTCAGTCAAAGAACTGTTGCAATCAGGAGATTGCGGTAAAGAGGTTGAGGTTAAAGGTTGGGTAAGAACCAAACGCGGTAATAAACAGGTGAATTTTATCGCGTTGAATGACGGCTCTACGATTAATAATATACAGGTGGTGGTTGATATGGAGAAGGTGGCCGAGGAGGTGATGAAGAAAGTAACGACCGGGGCGGCTATTCACGTGAAAGGTTTGCTCGTGGAGAGTGCCGGGAGCGGACAGGCTCGCGAGATTCAAGCGAACGAGGTGATCGTGATGGGAGAGGCTGATCCGGAAAAGTTCCCGATTCAACCGAAGAAGCATAGCTTGGAATTTTTGCGTGAGGTGGCTCATTTGAGATTCCGCACGAATATTTTCGGGGCTGTTTTCCGTATTCGTCACGCGATGGCTTTTGCCATTCATCAATATTTTAACGATCATGGTTTCTATTATTTGCATACCCCGTTGATCACGGCCTCGGATTGCGAGGGGGCAGGAGAGATGTTCCGGGTGACGACGCTTGATCCGAAGAATCCACCCTTGTTGGAGGACGGAAGTGTTGATTTCAGACAGGATTTTTTCGGAAAATCAACCAACTTGACGGTGAGCGGTCAGTTGGAAGGTGAGCTGGGTGCCATGTCGCTGGGTAAGATTTACACGTTCGGGCCAACCTTCCGGGCGGAGAATTCAAATACCACGCGCCATTTGTCAGAGTTTTGGATGATCGAGCCGGAAGTTGCTTTCAATGATTTGGAAGATAACATGGATTTGGCGGAGGACTTTTTGAAATACCTGATCCGTTATGCTTTGGAGCATTGCATGGACGATTTGTTGTTCTTGAGCAAGCGCTTGCAGGAAGAGGAGAAGGATAAGAAAGCCGAGGAACGTTCCATGGAGTTGATCGAGAAGTTACAATTCGTGTTGAATCATGAATTCGAACGGGTTACTTACACGGAGGCTATTGATATATTGAAAAACAGCAAGCAAAATAAGAACGGTAAGTTCCAGTATCCGGTGACAGGTTGGGGTGTGGATTTACAGAGTGAACACGAGCGTTACTTGGTAGAGAAACATTTCAAGAAACCGGTGATTTTGACGGGTTACCCGAAGGAAATCAAGGCTTTCTACATGAAACAGAACCCGGACGGAAAGACGGTTGCCGCGATGGACGTGCTTTTCCCGCAAATCGGAGAGATTATCGGGGGATCACAGCGCGAGGAAGACTACAACAAGCTGGTGACTCGTATGCAAGAAGTTGGGATTCCGGTTTCCTCGATGTCTTGGTATCTGGACACGAGAAGGTTCGGTTCCGCGGAGCATAGCGGATTCGGACTTGGGTTTGAACGTTTGTTGTTGTTCGTGACCGGAATGGGGAATATCCGTGACGTGATCCCGTTCCCGCGGACACCGAAAAATGCGGAGTTTTAA
- the rpoN gene encoding RNA polymerase factor sigma-54 — translation MLKQNLQQKLGLKINPLQIQLIKLLELPTYQLEQRIKEELESNPLLEEGEERPEPEVDIKEDGDEVDYDENSQEEDNYESSEDEFSLDDYISDEDDIPDYKLTASNASKDDDAREFVLSGGISFRENLVEQLGTQHLGEMDRKICEYIIGNIDDDGYLRRDVENIVDDLAFGAGIEVDDEKIESLLRVVQRFDPAGVGARDLRECLLLQVKRRLAETSTPALINARIILECYFEEFSKKHYEKISKRMRISEEELKEAVDEILKLNPKPGGQISDSSVPGAEKIIPDFNLDIVDGELQLSLNTGDIPELRLNKSYVNMLEDYQKNSNSREKKDVVSFVKYKLSSARSFIDAVQQRNNTLMLTMTAIVQFQKPFFQTGDESKLKPMILRDIADITGLDVSTISRVSNSKYIQTWFGIYSLKQFFSGSMPTSSGEEVSTGELKNVLKEIVDGEDKRKPYTDDELVELMNKKGYQIARRTIAKYRQLLDIPVARLRREV, via the coding sequence ATGCTCAAGCAAAATTTACAACAGAAATTAGGGTTAAAAATCAATCCGTTGCAGATACAGCTGATCAAGCTGCTTGAGCTTCCTACCTATCAACTTGAACAGAGGATTAAGGAGGAACTGGAGTCAAACCCGCTTTTGGAAGAGGGAGAGGAGAGGCCGGAGCCGGAAGTTGATATCAAGGAGGACGGGGATGAGGTGGATTATGATGAAAATTCACAGGAGGAAGATAATTACGAGTCTTCGGAGGATGAGTTTTCTTTAGATGATTATATCAGTGATGAGGATGATATTCCGGACTATAAGTTGACAGCATCGAATGCCTCGAAGGATGATGATGCACGGGAGTTCGTGCTTTCCGGGGGGATTTCTTTCCGGGAGAATCTGGTGGAACAGTTGGGGACGCAGCACTTGGGAGAGATGGATCGTAAGATCTGCGAGTATATCATTGGTAATATAGATGATGATGGTTATCTGCGTCGGGACGTGGAGAATATCGTGGATGATCTCGCTTTTGGGGCGGGGATCGAGGTGGACGATGAGAAGATTGAATCCTTGTTGCGTGTCGTGCAGCGTTTCGATCCGGCAGGAGTGGGAGCGAGAGATTTGAGGGAATGCCTGTTGCTGCAGGTGAAACGACGCTTGGCGGAGACTTCCACGCCGGCTTTGATAAATGCCCGGATCATATTGGAGTGTTATTTCGAGGAGTTCTCGAAGAAACATTACGAGAAGATTTCCAAGCGGATGAGGATTTCAGAGGAGGAGTTGAAAGAGGCGGTGGACGAAATTCTGAAATTGAATCCCAAGCCGGGCGGACAAATTTCCGATTCTTCAGTTCCGGGAGCCGAGAAGATTATTCCTGACTTTAACTTGGATATTGTTGACGGGGAGTTGCAGTTGAGCTTGAACACGGGGGATATTCCCGAGTTGAGGTTGAACAAATCGTACGTCAATATGTTGGAGGATTACCAGAAGAATTCGAATTCCCGTGAGAAGAAGGATGTGGTGTCTTTCGTAAAATATAAGTTGAGTTCTGCCCGTTCGTTTATTGATGCCGTGCAACAGCGGAATAACACGCTGATGCTGACGATGACAGCTATCGTGCAGTTCCAGAAACCATTTTTCCAGACGGGGGACGAGAGCAAGTTGAAACCGATGATTCTCCGGGATATTGCTGATATTACGGGATTGGATGTTTCTACTATTTCGAGGGTTTCTAATTCTAAGTATATACAGACTTGGTTCGGTATTTACTCTTTAAAACAATTCTTTTCGGGAAGTATGCCGACAAGTAGTGGAGAGGAAGTTAGCACGGGTGAGTTGAAGAATGTGTTGAAGGAGATCGTGGACGGCGAGGATAAACGCAAACCTTACACGGATGATGAGTTGGTGGAATTAATGAATAAAAAAGGTTACCAGATTGCCCGCCGGACGATTGCAAAGTATCGTCAGTTGCTGGATATTCCGGTGGCCCGACTTCGTAGGGAAGTTTAA